Below is a genomic region from Lysobacter terrestris.
TCGTCGCCGGAAGAGGCGGACGCGGTCAAGACATTGGTGGAGGAAGTCCTGGGCAGCAACACGACCTGGACCGACAAACACGGCACAGTGCGGCCGGTGACCTTGTCGGACATCCTCGTCATCGCGCCGTATAACGCGCAGGTCGCTGAGCTGGGGACGCGCCTTCCGCCCGGCGCGCGCATCGGTACCGTCGACAAATTTCAGGGCCAGGAAGCGCCAATCGTCATCTATTCGATGACAACGTCCAGCCACGCGGATGCGCCGCGCGGGATGGAGTTCTTGTACAGCCTCAATCGTCTGAACGTCGCGACCTCGCGGGCCAAGTGCGTGTGCGTGCTGGTTGCCTCACCTTCAGTGTTCGAAGTCAGTTGCCGTACGCCCCGCCAGATGCAGCTGGCCAACGCCTTCTGCCGCTACCTCGAGATGGCCACACCGATCGCCTAAGCGGGCGGCTCCTGCGCACCTTGCTAGTTCTAGCTGACGACAGCTAACTCTATGTTTTCAGCAACTCAACAATAGGGCCGATCAGTCGCGCTTGCATTTGGGCAACCGCTACCGACAAAACAGGCAGTGTTCGTTGCTACGTAGAGCCAGCAGATGACTGGGGTGGAAGGCATCGAGCAAAACGGCGTTGGATCTCTGCAATCCTCCCTGGAGCGCCGCCGCACGCCATTTGCAGGACGTTGGTTGCAAGTATGAAAAAGCCGTTTCCGTTGAGGACGAGAGAAACTCTTTGAGGATCCGGACAGCCCAGCAGAACATGAAGCACGGGACGAATTCCGCCATGGACATAGGAGTGCATGGGCTTCCACGTCTCGTCTTTGAGCGCTGAAAGCGACTGATGTACCCACTGAGGATGGTGCTTCGCGATCACCGCGAGCATGGAATCGACAGGAGGCCCCTTAATGGTCTCGTCTCTAGCATCTACCTCAGGCGCCGGAGGCGTCAGAAACTCCCGTATCCATTCTTCGCTCGCCCCCTTCAGGCTCCAGATCGCGCGTACCAGCGATTCGAACGATGGGCGAACCAGGGTGACTGCGGTCACATCAAAACCGAACGTCAACAAGCGTTGCTGACTCAATACATGCTCACGCACTATCGAGCAGTAGCCGGCGACCACCCTCCCGCGGTCGGACGATGGCAGAAGGAAGCTTCCCCATAAGTCATCCAGCTCTGTGTGCAATGCTGCGGAGTGCTGGAGCACTAGTTCAATGTTCTGATTCATGAAAGGAAATCCAACAAGCGGCTAGCCAGTCAACGCCGCTTGATCAGCTGGCTGGGGCCAAAGTGAGATCGTGCACAATCCAGCCCTGGTCACGCGCTGCGGCCAGAAGTTGCGCCGACACAGCTGATTTTCGCACCGCTAAAGCTAGTACCTGGCGGGCCCGTGTCACTCCGACGAATGCATTGGTAGCAGCAGTAAGGTGGGCGTCGTTTCCGCTGAAATCGCATTCTTCGATTCCGAATGCGTGGGGAAGGATTGTCTCCAGGTCCATGCATTTGTCTTCTGCTTTGTTGCCCTTCCAGATCTCGGACTCAACCAACAGCACGGCGTCAACAGTCCGGCCCTTGACCGAATGGATGGAGCCCAAGTGCACAGACAGACCATCAATCTGCGCAAACTTGGCCGACTGCGTCGGTGTCGACGCCGTCATAGCCTCACGGTCCGAAAACTCTAGGAACAACTTGAGGGCATCTTTGTCGCCGGACGCATCGCCCAAACCCAAGCAAGCTTTCAGGCGATCGCAGAACGATTCCCACTCGTTCTTCGCCCATGCAGAAGTTCCCATCAGGATGCTGTCGCGGAAAAGGCGTCGCACAGCCAAGCTGCGACACCGATCCTCGGAGAACCGCGGAATGCGCCACAGGTTTGCATTGTGGATACGCCCTCCGTTCTCGGCCGTGCAGCCATACAGTCGCAAGTAGCGCACCAGTGCAGACTCGGCGAAGGCCAGCGATGCGCGTGGCTGCCCGCCACCAGCGTGCAGCAACGAAGCCTTCTGCATCATTCTGCACAGAGTTTCAGCTTGTTCCGAAGATGAACTGTCGGCCCGATAGCTTGGATAGTAGTCCACCAGGCTTTTTGGCAACCAAGCCCCTCGCGGACGATAGCTGCTATGACGCGATGCAACGGCCCACAACGCCGCCGGCGGGCCAGGCGGGTTCGGCCAGTGCGCTTGAATCTCCTCGACATAGGCCGGATGCACGCGATCGATCGACGCTTGGTCAAACAACAGCAAGGTGCGCCGGCAGGGAAGGCCTGGCTCGCCCTGAATCTGCTGCCGATGTCGGGTAGTAAGACTGCTGGCAAACGCGGCGATTTCCGAGCCGAACCGTCGGGTTCGGTTTAGGGGTATGACCGCAGCCGCCGGCGCCCAGAGGGTGTCCTCCTCGGCGAAGCTTTCGTATAGCGTCTGGTTCCGATCGCCTAACCTCTGATAGGCGGCCCCGCCGTTCCCGAACAACGTATTTAGGATTTGCAACTGACTGCCGCTTGTGTCCTGCGCTTCGTCGAGCAGAACCAGCGGAAAACGCCGACGGATCCGATCAGCGAGATTAGGAGACAGGTCGAGCGCCTTCTTTGCCAAGGCAACCAAGTCACCGAACCGGTATATGCCCTGGTTGACTAGTTCAGCCTTTAAGGACTCCAGATCGGAACCGCAATCAGTATTGGGGCCGTGCTGGCCTCGCAGCGCACGCACCTTCAGACGGTCCGGTGGCTGACCTGCCATACACGTAAAATCATCGGCCAGCTCCAGATTGGAAGCCCAGGTCTCGGTTTGGCGTGCGAACAGCCCTTTCCGCTGTTTGGTCCGCTTGACGAGGCTGGCCTTACCGCGCATCGCCCGCTTGGCCGCAGCGGCAAATGCATCATCGTCGATACGCTCTACCGACCAGCCCAGACCCCGCAGGTAAGGCAAGGCGAGGTATTGGTGCAAGAAGGCTGTCACCGTCCCGATGAAATGTGGGTAGCCGAGAAACACCGAGGCCGCCGCATGCCCTAGCAGAGCCTTTTCGACTTCGTCGCGCGCCGCGTTTGTATGCGAGATGACGCATACCCCCTGCACACGCGATGTCCAGGTCCGCGACAACAGGGCCAACTTCGCAATCAACAACGTCGTTTTGCCATTGCCGGGCGCCGCTTGGACCTCGCATGAGTCCACCGTACGCAGGAAGCGAATCTGATTCTCGTCATCGAACGTGCAGCCGCCCAACGACTTTCCCAACTCATCGAGCAACTCCGGCGTCAGCTCTGGAATCCGGATCAAGACTCCGCCTCCGCAGCCTCGTCAGCCTCTGCAGCGGAGTCCTCCGGATGCGGGGTTGCAGAGGTGACGTAGTCCACCGCTTTCACCAGATAGTTCGGTAGCTTTCTGCGAAATGTCACAGCATCGTCCGGCAGCTCGTCGATTAACTTCGCCATCTGCTCGGCAACCTGAGCCTTGGACACGCTCTTCTTAAGCATCGGCTCGTAAATGCGCGCGGCAATGGCCTCATCCGTGCTGCCGGCCTCTCCACGCCAAGTCGCAATTTGCTTGGCCGCATCGTCTTTGATCTGCTCCGAGGTCTTGCCGGCCGGTCGCTTCGCCAGCATCACCGCTTGGTGGACCATCACCGCCAACTCCGCTGTGCGTGCCAGGTCATATTCCAGTGTCCATTGCTCCGACGGAAAGGCTTTTACGCAGCCACCTTCGTCCGCCCTCAATGTGGCCATATGGTCGGCAAGCTCAGCAGCGGAGTAGTCGCTCTCAGTGCGCCGACCCGTGCGGATCATGCCCTTCGCCGCGTCTGGCGGGATGTCCCGATCCGGGATTAGGGCGATGGGAATTGGCAGAATTCTGTCGTCCAGCCGCTGCAAGATGCGACTGTAGCGAAATAGCCCCCGATGCCCGACATTGACAATCGAGACGCCATGCTTGCCCAGCGGACGACCTAGCTTTCGAGCAACTGTTGGCAGCAGCAGATTCTCCGCGTCGCCCTCGATGATCAGCAGGCCACGGGCAAAAAATAGATTGGCTTTGGTGGCGTCGAGGAAACGGCGAAGAAACGTGTAGTCGTCGTCTTCCAGCTTGGTTTGCCCCTTGTCCAAGGAGAAGGTGCTTTGGTTCACTACCAGGGTCACGTTTTCGAGGTGCGCTCCGGCGGCCAGCTGCGGACTATGGGTCGTCAACAGGATCTGCACCTGCTTGCGATCCTCGCCAGTTTTGGGCGGAACGGTGTGCTCCTCCAGCAACTGCATAAACAGGGTCTGATGCTGCGGATGGAGATGCGCCTCCGGCTCTTCGATCAGAAGAAATGGCACTTGCTCGGGATGCGATTCAAGTAGCAATAGCTCCGCAGCCATGAACAGCAGGTTGTTGTAGCCCAGGCCGCGAGCAACTCGCTCGGTGTGACCAGCGGGCGGATCCAGATAAAGCTCCATGCGTTCAAGAAGCTGCTCGAACGATCCCTTGGCCCCAAGGCCCAAGGTGGCGGTCAGTTGGTCGTTCGCGAACGAGAGCTTATCCAAGAAAGTGCTGTTGACAGCCTCCTCCACCTTGGTGACGCCGTTGTTATCGTCGATGTCGTCGTCGGTGCGCTTCATCACGTCGACTAAGGTGGCAGTTTCCCCAGTTGCGGACGCCTTCGACTGTGAGGCCATCACTGGCAGGGCGCCAAGGATGCGTGACAAGCGAGAACGCCGGCCGGAGCGCAGTTCTCGCTCCGCGTCACGCAGCGGCTTGAGGTAGGTCGCCTTCAGGTATTCGCGCAGTTCACCTTCGAGGGGCAACCCGTCGGCGTCGCGGCCGGCGCGGTACTGAGTCGCAACGGCGAAACCGCCGCCGGATTGTTTACGCAGGGAGGCACGTAAGCAAACATAAAGTCGAAGGACGCCATTTTCGTTGGTGCACCACTCAAGGAAGCGGGCTTCTTCATCAGGTTCCAGGCCCTCGAAGCTGCACCTGATTAGCATTTCCGTGGCTCGCTCGCCGCCGGCGCTCACGTGGAAGTCGCCGGGATCGAGGCGCACAAAATCATCGCCACGCGTCCAAAGCACATGACGGGGCGCGTCAATGATCGCGGTTTTTCCTGCATCGTTCGGGCCCGCGAGAATATTTAGGCCCGAGCGAAGCTTGAGCGTTAGAGGACTGTCCGCACTGAAGCAGCGAAAACCACGAATATGGATCTCCGATACGTACATCGTCTCTCCTTAGTTGCTACTAACCGACTGGCAGCGTCGAACGAGCGTGCGGCATCTTAGACCGCGTCACACGAGAGTACTGAAGGACGAGCGCTTCGCACAAAGGGCGGCAGTAGCCACATCTCGTAGTTCGCAGACCATATGGCGGCTTTGGGTCGGCAGTGGACGCCCAGCCTCGGGTAGCAGGCGAACACACCATCAAGACGGTAGTTCGCAATGGCCGCGAAGCACAAAGGTGACGTCTGAGCTAGAAAACTCGCTGCTGAGGTAGCGCTAAACTTTGCTTGTCAAGCGGCAACAGGGAGCGTAGAAAGTCCTGCCACTCCATTCTCTCTGCTTCGCAGCGCTTCTCGATCTCCTCAAGAAGCCAAGGCGTGAACTGAATAAAGGACGTGTTGCCAGCCGCCTGATCATCCACCGCGGCACCAAGGAAAAAGCTGAGTGCGACGAACTCATCACTCGCGCCGGCGACTGGCTCGGCGTCGACCACCACAGTCCAGCTTTCGTCGGCGTTGCCTTCGACGTACGCGAGAACAGCCCCATGTTCGTCGACGAGCTCCGCGATGATATTGGGCTCGGTATCGTGGGCGGCCGACCACTCGGCAACCTTGCTCTGGGTAGCCACTGCTCTGACCAGGGCCGCTTCAACCTTATTGCGACGATCCTTCAACTTCGCTTTCCGTTTCGCGTCGGACTGCTTTCCCATGGCGATTCCCAGCCTGCACCCAAGGGAGACAGTAGCGCGGGCGCGGTGGCTCCGTCATCCCCACCCGGATGACTGGCTTAGTGGACTACGCCGCAATGTCCGCTTCCGGCCAGAAGCGGACAAAAGCAAAGCTGCGAGAAGACGCTCGCCCTCTTCCGT
It encodes:
- a CDS encoding DUF6988 family protein, which produces MNQNIELVLQHSAALHTELDDLWGSFLLPSSDRGRVVAGYCSIVREHVLSQQRLLTFGFDVTAVTLVRPSFESLVRAIWSLKGASEEWIREFLTPPAPEVDARDETIKGPPVDSMLAVIAKHHPQWVHQSLSALKDETWKPMHSYVHGGIRPVLHVLLGCPDPQRVSLVLNGNGFFILATNVLQMACGGAPGRIAEIQRRFARCLPPQSSAGST
- a CDS encoding UvrD-helicase domain-containing protein; translation: MIRIPELTPELLDELGKSLGGCTFDDENQIRFLRTVDSCEVQAAPGNGKTTLLIAKLALLSRTWTSRVQGVCVISHTNAARDEVEKALLGHAAASVFLGYPHFIGTVTAFLHQYLALPYLRGLGWSVERIDDDAFAAAAKRAMRGKASLVKRTKQRKGLFARQTETWASNLELADDFTCMAGQPPDRLKVRALRGQHGPNTDCGSDLESLKAELVNQGIYRFGDLVALAKKALDLSPNLADRIRRRFPLVLLDEAQDTSGSQLQILNTLFGNGGAAYQRLGDRNQTLYESFAEEDTLWAPAAAVIPLNRTRRFGSEIAAFASSLTTRHRQQIQGEPGLPCRRTLLLFDQASIDRVHPAYVEEIQAHWPNPPGPPAALWAVASRHSSYRPRGAWLPKSLVDYYPSYRADSSSSEQAETLCRMMQKASLLHAGGGQPRASLAFAESALVRYLRLYGCTAENGGRIHNANLWRIPRFSEDRCRSLAVRRLFRDSILMGTSAWAKNEWESFCDRLKACLGLGDASGDKDALKLFLEFSDREAMTASTPTQSAKFAQIDGLSVHLGSIHSVKGRTVDAVLLVESEIWKGNKAEDKCMDLETILPHAFGIEECDFSGNDAHLTAATNAFVGVTRARQVLALAVRKSAVSAQLLAAARDQGWIVHDLTLAPAS
- a CDS encoding ATP-dependent nuclease, whose product is MYVSEIHIRGFRCFSADSPLTLKLRSGLNILAGPNDAGKTAIIDAPRHVLWTRGDDFVRLDPGDFHVSAGGERATEMLIRCSFEGLEPDEEARFLEWCTNENGVLRLYVCLRASLRKQSGGGFAVATQYRAGRDADGLPLEGELREYLKATYLKPLRDAERELRSGRRSRLSRILGALPVMASQSKASATGETATLVDVMKRTDDDIDDNNGVTKVEEAVNSTFLDKLSFANDQLTATLGLGAKGSFEQLLERMELYLDPPAGHTERVARGLGYNNLLFMAAELLLLESHPEQVPFLLIEEPEAHLHPQHQTLFMQLLEEHTVPPKTGEDRKQVQILLTTHSPQLAAGAHLENVTLVVNQSTFSLDKGQTKLEDDDYTFLRRFLDATKANLFFARGLLIIEGDAENLLLPTVARKLGRPLGKHGVSIVNVGHRGLFRYSRILQRLDDRILPIPIALIPDRDIPPDAAKGMIRTGRRTESDYSAAELADHMATLRADEGGCVKAFPSEQWTLEYDLARTAELAVMVHQAVMLAKRPAGKTSEQIKDDAAKQIATWRGEAGSTDEAIAARIYEPMLKKSVSKAQVAEQMAKLIDELPDDAVTFRRKLPNYLVKAVDYVTSATPHPEDSAAEADEAAEAES